GAGGGTGCCTGCCCTCTCAGGAGGAGGGGCGGTTAAATAagctttttaagaaataaacagtCTATATAACGATTGAGAGGGGGTCCTGCCCGGCCTCTCCGGAGACTCACCCTTTACTGCTCTTTTTAGCGGACTCGCTAATTCTAGTTATGGCACTGAGGAGTGTGCTGGCGTTCGTTTCTTTAACCGCAGTTCGTAAACAACTTAAAGTGGTCATTATATTTTGCCAACTTATTAGTCCTGATAGTAATTATTtccttatacagggtgattcgggtagtgttaccggcactttctgagcttattgcgcaaaaaaaataatgaaaaaagttcatataaacacaggtccggaaatgctttgttactgAGTAACGGCCAACAAAAGATTTCACCCACAATTTAGTACCCGAGGTTAAATTATCATTTGCTGGGAATTTGGGAAAAGGTTTTTATAGACGAATGCAGTTTTTTATAGCTGTTTTTGaacttataaattgaataaagtttgttcCATAACTGGATCCctcttattgtttaaaatgtacaatgtaaAACACAGACAAGTGGATTCGAAAAACGATTTTTGTATGTTTAAcgtacaattaatttgttaaataagttataaaaacgtaaatatttacctagaaaatttaatactgaagaaaattatgtagaataaggtattaaattacatttattacaaacgtaatttaatttaccagtagactttttttattaaattgcgGAATTAACTGAACGTTTATTCCACAGCAAAATGTGTTTTCTTGCACGGTAAAATGTTCgtagtaaaatttgattttaaaaattattatttcattgtaatttccTTATTGTACATATTACATTCGTATTCATAGAAGTGTCCGAAAAGTGAATAGTTTAATTGCTATGAACAGTCCATAATTAGAAGTTTATCGTGTGCCTGTAATGTACTGACTAATAGGGTTTGccaactaattaatttaaactgatatTATTATACTCGGCCGTGggtttatttttggaatttaattgcCCGGCCATTTTCAACAGCGAATTAAAAAGAATGGtcttattaatattgttaaattttagatTACTTTGAGTAACACGGTAGTTAAAAACGCTAACGTTTccttaacaaacaaataattaaatgctGGCCTTGATACTTTAATGTTCGTACTTTAAGTAgaccattattattattcaccGGACTGGGAAATAATCTAGGTATCAACTAGGCATTCATTGATTTGGATTTGAAGGAGGGGGAGAGAAATAATGTTTTCCTGATATTACAGACCATAAATTTCAAACGTGATTAAGTTGATTTAAATACGCTTATGTGACCATATAGTTCTTTGGATACAAAAATAACATCGAATATAAAAATggatatttataatagttttacaatatttttgtaatttttaacaagaaGATACTTCATCAATTGAGAAGATAAAGCTAATTGTAACTTATTGTgtgtaatatgttattattaaaatatacaatgctGCTTAAATCACATTTATTCAAAAGAATCGTCGCAGAATATTCTTAATTAGAGCACGAAAGAGAATATATATGTTAATGTCAGCGGAAAAGTAATTTGTTTGGAATCTGTGTAGACAAGCATTAAGTATTTTCTATATCCCCCTTCAATATTAAATCGATGCAATTTCCCTCTCCTGCCGTAGTGTGTTGCGTTCATATTATTGCAGGCGTTATAAGAGCACGCAAGTTAGACCGAACGTCGAGGCTCCATTTGAAAATTAGGGCTTAAGTTTAAACCGCGTCATAAATATGAAATCCATAAACCACAATTGGATTTATATCAAAGTTAATGGATTGTTTCTTATGGgtaaatctatattaaatataaattacaaaccaattaatattttatttattattgtgattatCTGTGGAATATTGGTGACAATTTTATTCTAAGATAATTAATAAAccaaccatatattttatttttatgtgtagtaTAGGTGCGGTCAATGCAACCTCACGTTTTcccaaacattaaaatattcagtattattttccctctttaattgtagaaatatacttaaaatattaacttcacACAACTATGTATACTCAAaacgtttgaacccttttcttttccttcttttcttctttctatcctttatttttgtatgtattaataccacccccacctgacgaagagaatagatttcaatcctcgaaacgttgtgttatcctgttatccttttaaacctcCCATCGTCagtaactttaaacaaagtattttatgAATGCTGGATTCATATTATTTCACACAGCCTATTATTGCCGCAGAAGTCCAAACCCGTAtttctaacaaataaattaaacagttagCGGTAGTATAAGTGGCGGTAACAGAACCCATAATCAGGGGAGGCGGTTTCAGTCGCCGCCGAAGTCACACGAACAGCAAGCAATATGGCTGATTATAAAAACATGGGCTAGCCCGCACCGGGAACAATTTAAAAACGGCCGCCTAATGAAGGGATGCGGGTAGCATGGGGGTGCTAATCTGATATCCTCCCCTCCCCCCACCACCTCATCCATCAACAACCCCCATTAATGTTCCCTTGAAGTAGATACATTCGACATTTGCTGAACTTTTCCTCCAGACCAGTTAGTTCCATTGTTTGACTTCACTTTCAGCGAACTCGTTGagttcgaggaaaatcttaaATGCTAGAAACGAAATTGCTGTAACTAACCGACTACACTGTGAATTAATTGTGTTACTTATGGATGGATGTACACATTTAGTGTTAGTAAGTATGGAAGAAATCGATTTTATGTGTTTACAAACTTTACTTAAGTAGTCAAGACAAGAGTTTCGTTGGCAGACGTTATTTATGTGATTCATTGATATCTACACGTTAGAGAACTTTTAAAGAACCGCTTTCTTTCTTCCGAGAAAGAAAACCAACCCTACAATAAAACTCCCAAtatattctaaattcaaattcaaaattcatttcttttCAGAAAAGCATTGATTACATTGCAATACAGGTACAGTATAACTATATATAACCCTCTAGCATAGCTAATCGAGGGAGAAAATTTGATTGCAAAACGTTTTTTGATTATACTTTAaatgcatattgttttacataaatacgtctacattaatgttacattaattcagcaataaataattcttgtaataataaacaagttaaaataatgtataaatattaaacatatttcttcttacaataaaaaaatacagaaaatctttttgtttgaaaatgaaaaaaattggagtcttagatttaatattaaaaaaagaactaatgaattattagaaatataattgaacaatttatatttaatagagtgAAATtctatgttatatattaataacatattaaaaattgatagtaatattataattttatattatatgttttattttattttatatctaacccttaaaatttttaataaattgaggtGGCgtgttatcttttttttatttttcataatagttTGAcgattaaaacacaaattaaaaatcgAAGAGTTGTCTTCGTTAACGTTCTCAATTAACTAATCGAACCAAGTAAAGCAAATCTTTAGCAACCGgaaatattgtttgccaattgaGTATTTTCGtagaaatttatttctattttcatGTTCGTTacgtagttattatttttatgtagcaataggtattattatttctataagaaTGTCAGTGGAAAACTAATACATCCATAATTTGAGCATTAATTACCCAGATCAAAGTAAATTCAagaaaactatgaataaattaaattataattggcGAAAAAGTTAGTCTTTATGGTTGCGCCCTGTTATTAGTTTGTAAACTCGACCATAGATGGCAGCAGCAGCAGTGGCGCGAGGCACGGCCGCCCCTAGATCGCGACCGGTCTCTCGGGGAGGCTGTCCGCGTGATGGATTAGCCGCCGCCGATTAACGGTGTCAAGGGTTGTTGCGATTACCCGTGTCGCGCGTGCATTGCATACCCCCTTCCCCTCCCCCCGCTGTGTCCGTGTCACCCCTTGCCGCCATGTGACACTGTAATCATTCCTTTTTGATTGGATCTGATTGTGAGCCAGCCATTTGCAACCGCCTCCCTCGTCGGCGCTGATAAATAATTGCTTTTTTAACTCCAAATGACCTCCTCCCGTGATTTATTTTTGAGTGGGTACTATTTTGGATTGATGAGACGTTAATAATCGTAACTATTTTCGTTGTGAGCAGTGGGCACGACCTTTGTGTTAGTTTCACAGAGATAAATCGTTCCTAGCTGAGGTACGGGGCATTATATCACTTAGTTCTGAGGTCCGTCGCTAGGGCGCGCCACGTAATCATTTGGCGATTGTTACCATTTAAGTGTTCACACTACTTGAGCTACTTTTCACTCCACAGACGGCAGCCTGAGCGATCACTTTCTCCACGCCTCAATTTATGGCATTGGATGAGTTaactcttgtgtaactaatataattaaagacGCGACGCACGACTCTGGTTTATGTTGATGAGTTAAACTTGGTTCGTTTTATTCAAGAGGTAATGTGTATGTATCCAgagttttctaattaattaactAGGTCTGTAAATGCAAGAAAAatgaatatgtataaattataagctctgagaagatatatatttagtaattactttatagaaaaattaagaataatatttgtaaattattcttaCTTTTTGATTCACTTAAGCTAATCCTGAATTTGTACTCAGTTTAGCTCTGAATAGTTTACTTGGGCTCCGTTTGCTGATATCAACAAAAGAAAAGATTTTTGATATCACAGAAACAAATTGCTATATTCACTAGTTCGTCGATTGTGCTAGGATTATGATTGTGGATGAAgatcaataaaaactattttgattaaACCTTTGGGCTGTATTTTTGTAGacaaaacaattcttaaaaaaaaaatttttttactcatacaagatattgtttgtgtttaaattgttttctgtTATGTTGGAAGCgcctgtaaatattttaatgcaactGCAACGCATTACTATGTTTTAATAGCGGCAAACAACTTGAAGGCGTAACACTTTTTGACTTAATTGCTCATACGTCACTAAATGTATAGACGATTTTCTGGTGTATAACTTAATGCTTTAAATctggtttatataaaaactgGTTTTTGAGTTACACACATATTCTGAGGCAATAGGCTATTTAGTCTTTATAATCAACAAGCAAAGAGGTGTTAGACTGCAATTTACAATTGCGTACTACAGTaatgaattttgttgaatttaattcaagtaatattatGAACGTTGAAGAATAAAACATTGTGTTTCCCTTTTACTTGTAGTATAATCAAACTGTAgacaaatttgtaaacatttgaaatatttttataattaaaacttacagACAATATTGTGGGAGTGGTCTCCTGATCTGTCGTGAGTGACTCTCTGAAGATTATTTCAGTGTATAACGCCACAAATGCAAGCCTTGTCTGCAATGCCACATATGTTGCAGATATCCTAGCGAATGGTGAGGGAGAGGCGAGTAATGACAGTTCAAGCAGTGAAGTCCTCGACTCGGTAGACTCGGAGAGAGAGGCAGCTTTAAATCTGGTAAGATCGACAATTAGTTTCTTTAGAAATGAATAAAACTTCTGCATGtgttaaatatactataataatactcAGATTTACTTAACCTCAAAATCCAATATCCCTTGCATGTCTTTTCCTTGTTGGGAGTAAAGCTAAGGATGGATTTAGATTGTAAGGATGGAAGACGTCTGGACTCACTCAAGAGGAGGCTGTTGGACATTATATTACCATGTGAGCTGCATCAGACATGGCTCCCTGTTTGTAAATCACTTTTATGCCACTCCGCCTGCATCTTATGCCTTCTGTAGATCTCACAAAAATGTAAAAGACAAATGATCTGCTGAAAGGAATTTTCTACCTGCAGATCTCAAAaagttattcttttaaaatatacttattaaaactattatgtattaacttgaaaatacatatatatatttacaaaaaagggaATTCTAGGACGTATAAGAGCACCTTATATTGTATTCtgatattaaaacttattatgcATGTTTCAGAATTTTACATTAGTTAATGCAGGCATAATTTTCCATACAATGCCATTCACCATTAGCaaggttaataaatatttaataaaacacattttacacctAATAATTGAAtcaaggaatattttataaatttatactacagattttaataattaaaacttcaaaataatgatatgttgtaattttaatatatgattgctatacttaaaaagaaataatgtaaggatatgataaaaactatttttgtgttGCAATGCAGAGTTATTTATCTGTTAATTTTCTGAGAACttttttgattttactttttttaattcagtacTAGGAAGAAAAGCAAAATTTTCTCCTTTTACCTTTCCCAGTTATCTCTCTCTCCTAATTTCCCAAATTTTAGAACTATATTTGATAACAGGTGACAGACGTTTCTCAACGGCAGACAACGAATGGTGCCTCCAGCTCACCCAGCTCTGGAGTCTCCAGCCAAGTCACCTCCAGCAACGGCTCTGCAGCCAGTGTCCAGGCAGCGTTGGCAGCACTGCAGACAGGCCAGTTGTCCCTCAGCCAGGTAAGCCAATATGATCTTACATGTCAATGAATTCCTTTGAAAAAAAGAGGTTTACTTTTAGCTCATagcaagaaaacattaaaaaattcaagCTACCGAGCGGCTTGGTGTGTGATATTAGGGGTATCTTCAATCAGTGCTATGACAAATTATAGGATTTCACACATTTACTATCTTTGtatgttaaacatttattacacaacatttcgaggatttaaatttatcctcttcgtcaggtgtgaatataataagtaaatgaaaaacgaaagaaagagaaagagaaagaaaagTCACAACAGCACAGACGAGAGTCGGATACTGTGCtcttgcattctgtgcagtgacaacacctgggttcattttctcctctCTGGATTTCAAGCAGTTTTTACGTATGTTTACCCCCTTTTCTTTCTCTCCTTTTTTCATGTAATTATATTCACACCTGACAAAGAGATGTGTTTCAATCCTTGAAAccttgtgttatacattttgtatcatataatGAAGGCAAATGAACAAAACCCTATTATCCTTTCATACCTTccactgtaattaaaaaatgtgaacAAAGAACAATGCTAAGCgttaaataagataaaatttaatcTCTTCAGCTTAACTATTCTGTATTATCttaataattggtattttattctATCAATCAAGAATTCTTCGAAGATCTTTGTGAATGTAGGGGGAGTGTTGAATTTATCAAGatgagattttaaataaatagtaaaaaatctatttttacttataaatagtttCTGCTTGAATCTaagaatttcaatttttgttcTGAATTTCGTTGCACCCTACAGtcctttaaaattttgaaaacgttttttAATTGGAGTAAAAATAGCTATTGGTTCTAAATTTGCTGTATATGTACTAGAATGTTAAAAATGAAAGCTTTTTCTGACATTGATGATACTGTGATTGTCATGACAGCTGATGGGTCTGGGAGCTGCTCAAGGACAGCAACTGCTTCTGCAGAACCAGCTGTCGGGACTGCCACTACCCAACTTGTCCCAGTTGGGCGCTGCGGAGTTGCAGAGTCTACAGCAAACTCTCCAGCAGCACCAGCACACTCTGCAGCAACAACTGCAGCAGTTCGTGCTCTTCCAGCCTGGTGCAGGATCACAGCTGCCTGCACAAGCTCAGTTCTTTCTCCAGAACCAGGTAAATCAGAAGCAACTCTAAAATTGTGTCTGacctttcaattttatttgatcAGCATTTGTTGTTTTCTTAAATCTTAGTGCCATTTGTAATTAAGGcactttattttgtttctaaacaaaaaataatagtaaatcaaCGTCATCATGATCATACAAATTTGTGGTTCTGtaagagtaaaatttaatacacaattttgataaaaattgttttcttgttgtttataattGAATAAGTTACTATGAAAATGACTTGTTCTAACTTTGACTTAAGAGCTGTGTAAAGAATAAGTAGTTTCAGAGTTAGGAAATGCATTATtattccagccttacagtaaaATAGGATGAATATGAATAGATTTTATCCAACAAAGTGGAGTATTTTAGAGAAATAGTATTTGGACATTTTAAGTGAGCCTATTGTTCTTATGATCTCCCTATACCTCTCTTCCCAAATGAAGAAGGATTATTACATTGGCCCTTTGGATTGGGGaccaataattttaactttaccaCAATAAATTGTGGCAGCCATACAAATCCAGACAGTTCAGAATTACAGTATTTATGTTACTGCCATGTCATTGCAGCAAAAGAATGGAACAGTACTGTTTTTTAAACCTGTCTTATAAATACcaaatttgaaataactaaatctttaattttactaaaccaaataattatttcagttgAGCTTTGTAAGCATATACAATTCTTTACCCAAACAAAATCATCTTCAAATTCTTATTCTAAAGAGTATCATATCAGCTGTGCTCATTATCTCACAAATTATAAAACCATAacctaaaaatgttatatttgtcaaaataaaggtttattttaatcaaacacAACTGAATATTATTGTAGTCATGTTTTGCAGGCACtggcattaaattaaaaaaaaaattacaagttctTTGGAGTTTAAGACAAagtttggaataaactaaataatacattaagtatgtgatttatatatatatatatatatatatatatatatatatatatatatatatatatatatatatggcaatatatatatatatatatatatatttaagacatGAACTGACAGTATTGCCAACCAAACAAATGATTCCCTCACTGTTAGACTAGcttaatatacatttatcaatCAATTATTTACAAGACTATCTCATTTGTCTCCTGTCTTCTTAGtacaaaactattttctatttttgtttctATTCCATCCCATTTTATGGTTTTGGTAATGAGAACTTTTAGTAACTTATGTAGTAATTCTTTTCTCCTGTAGGAAAAATAAAGCTGTGATAGTGCAAAGCAAAGCTTGGAGTGTAGCTTTGTAACTTAAATTAGTTTTGAAGCCTGGAACTACAGTTTAAATAACTCAGTTTGTAGTCATAATTAGAGGCTCTTTCCTTTCACTCGTAGGAAGTTTTTACGTTGTGGTATTTGAGCTACAATATAGCCTACTTTTGTGTGATTGCATGATTTGCAAAGTATATATAGTGCTAATAATATTCATTACCAATCAtccaggaaataaaaaatatctgaacTATACCCTCTAGATTTATAATCAACACAGCTGTGTATTTTCTTATTGCTCCTCTCCCTATCTCATACCGAGTTGAGATTTATTTTGATGTTTGTAGAAAATTCATGTCGAGTCTAGAGGCCAATGCCGATATTATAAgcaatgaatattaatttacagaAAAGGAACTAATAAGAGCTGGATTATATTTACCCCCATCAAATATggatatattcatatttattaagtgTAGAATTTAGGAGGAAACCACTTTGAAGatcataaaaacttaaaagaagCAATATCTTTATGGAACAAgacattaataaacatttagtaccactagtgaattacaacacatacagtattccaataattaatttaattttgcgaggcctttcagaatcgagGATCCATtgtcaggcaacttcacaaatgcataaatatttatataaataacaaattttttaataaatgaattaatatttattaatttgtgaagTTGCCTAACATTTGGGAATCctcgattctgaaaggcctccaaattaaattaattattggaatatttgttgtaattcactagtggtatcaaattaaaatattttcaatgctcCAAGAACCTTCATTAATAAATATGTCTTAGTGattgaatacaaaatttcttaatgttacaaagaataaatatagGTGCTCTCAAATTTGGGGAACAAGGCTTGTTTTGCGATTCATTCTAGatgaatataaagattttttattctCTGGATGATCATTCTGTAGATTCATCTAAGATTTCTGTTATTTTCACTATCATCATCCTGGTATTAGAGAATTTCAATATTATGATGTTCATAAATGATGTTAATTGATTCTtgctttttattttgtagttcaaATCAATAAAACTGAACTCCcagtgttttatttgtaacacaaaagttacaatgattttaatgaattatcATCGCTTTAAGCAAAATGATGTGCCACAAACcaggatgatgatgatgatatatTGTAGTTACAATACTTGCATGCTTAGCGTGTGGTGGCTTGCAGGGGCTGTTATCTCACGGCTACTCGAGGCAAAACCTGCCGTCTCCCAGAGTCTCCCACTCGGTACAGGtacattcttcttcttttcatcCCTCTGCATGTGTTTGTgtcatttgtatttttctaaaataaattgtgaatttttatataatccaCAGATTGTGGCAAGTACAGAATTaactttagtatttattttgattgaaGTTTAAAGTCATCATTGTAAATTCATAGGTAATACTGTTTACGATCCTCTTGATAAAATGATTGCTTCTCCAGGTTCAGCAAGCCGTGGCACAGGCTGCCCAACAGCTTCAGCAGCTGCAGAAGCAGCAATCGTCACAGTCCACACAGTCCGGCAACCACGGCCACCAGACCCATGGGCTCGGAGGTGGCCACCACATAAAGAGTCCCCCCTCCAGATTGCTGGACACGGATGAAACCACAGATCTTGAAGAGCTTGAAACGTTCGCCAAAACGTTCAAGCAACGCAGGATAAAATTAGGTTAGTTCCATTTGATCTCGGAAATATTGGTGTTTTTATAATTCCTTTTagagtttattatatttgaaaatccCCTATGGACCTGGaagttaaaatagttttcattccatttcagaAAATGTGATTCAATACGCAATGGTTCCACGTTTACTTCTCTTTCAGGTTTTACTCAAGGGGATGTCGGACTGGCGATGGGAAAACTCTACGGAAACGACTTTTCCCAAACAACCATCTCCAGGTTCGAAGCACTGAACCTGtcgtttaaaaatatgtgtaaattgAAGCCGCTACTACAGAAGTGGTTATTAGACGCTGACAATTCGGTCAATAACCCTAATTCGTTAAGTAACCCCTTGACTACGCCCGAAGCCATCGGAAGACGTAGGAAGAAAAGGACATCGATAGAAACAAGTGTACGAGTAGCATTGGAAAAAGCATTTTTGCAAAATCCAAAACCCACTTCAGAAGAGATTTCACTGCTGGCAGACAGTCTTGGGATGGAGAAGGAAGTCGTCCGAGTTTGGTTCTGTAATAGGTGAGTGGTAAAGTAGGTTAGTTAATGATTGACTCTTCTGGTTGACCACAGTCCATGCTGTCTTTATATCTATAGCATGCCCTCCTCCTCAAGCCTCCAGTTCGTCTTATACTTCTTGTTCGACTTTCAGGGCATGGGCTGTGGGGCCCGCTCCGAGACTCCACAAATTCCCGTAAGTCTCATTTTTACCTACTTGACTTTCTTTCCGATCCGTTTCCtgtatttagtttttcttatgtTAAGTAAGTAATTTCTTTCTTTGTTCTTGTATTCCTTTTTTTGTTCCTTGTTTGGTATATTTCTGTAGaacaataaatcaattttcatttttactttcaataataattttgcttttatcacattaatattaatgcatttaaatttaagttatgtcTTA
This Homalodisca vitripennis isolate AUS2020 chromosome 3, UT_GWSS_2.1, whole genome shotgun sequence DNA region includes the following protein-coding sequences:
- the LOC124358092 gene encoding uncharacterized protein LOC124358092, whose product is MEPGRGSRTNKGQTAVGCKCGGVEEGRDRRSRGRGHPGAPGDKAQVLSPVRIFIGARVLIGRPLPPPSRSGGGPTAAAPPRVIHSDQATARRLRAVNERGSVCVCRVGDRVVVATTIVEESGAREEAWLAPALADLKRSAAIRRWLQQQQHHNKLNNNNNNSPPDKMPMLLQHPPPHRPLDSEPQPLDFSVKQYNLHPRRHNLFLHSSNSETSEDEGVGPPPDSPLRGDTSDACDPTTMRESKPFCRDHGQWSLPVQRHFYGDDFINSVYTRAVGGSQLPWLKEDSHWIKQEEDRKAALHARLGLPPPSSGERDRPGKDPSPPPHQTDILANGEGEASNDSSSSEVLDSVDSEREAALNLVTDVSQRQTTNGASSSPSSGVSSQVTSSNGSAASVQAALAALQTGQLSLSQLMGLGAAQGQQLLLQNQLSGLPLPNLSQLGAAELQSLQQTLQQHQHTLQQQLQQFVLFQPGAGSQLPAQAQFFLQNQGLLSHGYSRQNLPSPRVSHSVQVQQAVAQAAQQLQQLQKQQSSQSTQSGNHGHQTHGLGGGHHIKSPPSRLLDTDETTDLEELETFAKTFKQRRIKLGFTQGDVGLAMGKLYGNDFSQTTISRFEALNLSFKNMCKLKPLLQKWLLDADNSVNNPNSLSNPLTTPEAIGRRRKKRTSIETSVRVALEKAFLQNPKPTSEEISLLADSLGMEKEVVRVWFCNRAWAVGPAPRLHKFPRQKEKRINPPTAAMGSPTSPMFAASLHPSSGMQAPSPLSLVSPPPPHSYQPRPE